One window from the genome of Crassostrea angulata isolate pt1a10 chromosome 2, ASM2561291v2, whole genome shotgun sequence encodes:
- the LOC128173019 gene encoding RE1-silencing transcription factor B-like gives MAKTKTTPNYEFRRCPMCSYSARSEDYKGHVFKCAMRTFQCPVCDFCNNKEANLKRHIKRCHPGLAKEEVVKLGSKEDKCEEVREQREDDWLAQDPGDLIGEISDEDSDKDDDGDTTSDKEAESQEKEVDESLLEGRMFRKPTTPSLPIISKRKSSDVHLSPAQPKKLRKEDQAVQTSLGGEHFENSFGSRRDCGTQTDPLKRILTTKTVKKFRDGNVDTKIVSKEKVVFDM, from the coding sequence ATGGCAAAGACTAAGACCACTCCAAATTATGAGTTTCGGCGTTGTCCAATGTGTTCCTATTCAGCAAGAAGTGAAGACTACAAAGGACACGTCTTCAAGTGTGCTATGCGGACCTTCCAATGTCCTGTGTGCGACTTCTGTAATAATAAAGAAGCTAACCTGAAGCGACACATAAAGAGATGTCACCCTGGCCTAGCCAAGGAAGAAGTCGTTAAGTTGGGAAGCAAGGAGGATAAGTGTGAAGAAGTGAGAGAACAGCGGGAAGACGATTGGCTTGCTCAAGATCCGGGAGATCTTATTGGAGAAATTTCAGATGAGGATAGCGATAAAGACGATGATGGAGACACCACGAGTGATAAAGAAGCTGAATCTCAAGAGAAAGAGGTAGATGAAAGTTTGCTTGAGGGAAGGATGTTTAGGAAGCCGACAACGCCTTCGCTTCCGATAATTAGTAAGCGGAAATCTTCGGATGTTCACTTGTCTCCTGCACAACCTAAAAAGTTGAGAAAGGAGGATCAAGCCGTGCAGACTTCATTAGGTGGTGAACACTTTGAAAACTCGTTTGGAAGCAGGAGGGACTGTGGAACTCAAACGGATCCTTTGAAAAGAATCCTGACAACGAAAACTGTCAAGAAGTTCAGAGATGGAAATGTTGACACTAAGATCGTTTCTAAAGAAAAAGTTGTGTTTGATATGTGa